From Caldicellulosiruptor hydrothermalis 108, a single genomic window includes:
- a CDS encoding GlsB/YeaQ/YmgE family stress response membrane protein gives MLGFIMTLIVAAIAGYIGDALTKYKMPGGFIGAMIAGLVGSWIGAYIPFFRKLGPVIAGIPIIPTILGAAIFIFVLGLFRKGAEEATKQQQ, from the coding sequence ATGCTCGGGTTTATAATGACCCTGATTGTTGCAGCAATTGCAGGGTATATAGGCGATGCACTAACCAAATACAAGATGCCAGGCGGGTTTATTGGAGCTATGATTGCGGGGCTTGTCGGGTCTTGGATTGGAGCGTATATTCCGTTTTTCAGAAAACTTGGTCCTGTCATTGCTGGTATTCCTATTATTCCAACCATCCTAGGTGCTGCAATATTTATATTTGTACTGGGACTGTTCAGAAAAGGCGCCGAAGAGGCAACAAAACAACAGCAGTAG
- a CDS encoding PucR family transcriptional regulator — protein sequence MMTQKVIDVLEQAKDIIDDEFGYIEADGRVIYSSNPLSQNRINTVAIDMIKTDTDLEIFEGRTYKVYRSQTDTYVLYINNTEPHAEKLLDMLNLVVMKAKEPASAYDKKLFIKNLLYDNILPGEIYTKARELHIATGATRVVFAIYIPNAKEIKDVNIGEILTSIFPKSTKDFIIQLDNNILVFIKELKPGSNNEDAYKVARIILDTLNSELLLKAYIGIGSVVDDIKELSMSYKEAEAALKIGYIFEKDKYIVSYHKLGLGRLIYQMPTKLCEMFLEEVFKDVKLSDFDPELIQTVEMFFECNLNVSETARQLYIHRNTLVYRLDKIERMIGLDLRKFEDAIIFKMAMLVNQYLEYTKGNITF from the coding sequence ATGATGACACAAAAGGTTATTGATGTTTTAGAGCAGGCAAAAGACATCATCGACGATGAATTTGGATATATTGAAGCTGATGGTAGAGTTATCTACAGCTCAAATCCACTTTCTCAAAACAGGATAAACACGGTTGCAATTGACATGATAAAAACTGATACAGACCTTGAGATATTTGAAGGCCGCACATACAAGGTTTACAGAAGCCAGACAGACACCTATGTTCTTTATATAAACAACACAGAACCTCATGCTGAAAAGCTTTTGGACATGTTAAACCTTGTTGTGATGAAGGCAAAAGAGCCGGCTTCTGCGTATGATAAAAAGCTGTTTATAAAAAATCTTTTGTATGACAACATCCTGCCGGGGGAAATCTACACAAAGGCAAGAGAACTTCACATCGCAACAGGTGCAACAAGGGTTGTGTTTGCTATCTATATTCCAAATGCAAAAGAGATTAAAGATGTGAATATCGGTGAGATTTTGACAAGCATATTCCCAAAGAGCACAAAAGATTTTATTATCCAGCTTGACAACAATATTCTGGTTTTCATAAAAGAGCTAAAACCAGGTTCAAATAATGAGGATGCATACAAGGTTGCAAGGATTATACTTGACACACTCAACTCAGAACTCTTGCTCAAGGCATATATTGGAATTGGCTCTGTTGTTGATGACATAAAAGAACTTTCGATGTCTTATAAGGAGGCAGAAGCAGCGCTCAAAATAGGCTACATCTTTGAAAAGGACAAGTACATCGTAAGCTATCACAAGCTCGGCCTTGGAAGACTTATATATCAGATGCCAACAAAACTTTGTGAGATGTTCTTGGAAGAGGTCTTCAAGGATGTAAAACTTTCTGATTTTGACCCAGAGCTCATACAGACTGTTGAGATGTTCTTTGAATGCAACTTGAACGTCTCAGAGACAGCAAGACAGCTTTATATTCACAGAAATACCTTGGTTTACAGACTTGACAAGATAGAAAGAATGATAGGGCTTGACCTTAGAAAGTTCGAAGATGCTATTATCTTCAAGATGGCTATGCTTGTAAATCAATATTTAGAGTATACAAAGGGCAACATCACATTTTAA
- a CDS encoding ABC transporter ATP-binding protein: MASVRLKGVYKRYPGGVTAVSDFNLDIEDKEFIVLVGPSGCGKTTTLRMIAGLEEVTEGEIYIGDKLVNDVPPKDRDIAMVFQNYALYPHMTVFENMAFGLKLRKFPKDEIKRRVHEAAKILGIEHLLDRKPKALSGGQRQRVALGRAIVREPKVFLMDEPLSNLDAKLRVQMRTELSKLHKRLGTTFIYVTHDQTEAMTMGTRIVVMKDGFIQQVDTPQVLYEQPANLFVAGFIGSPQMNFIESRIEQKDKNLYVVFGNNAIKLPEGKAKKVEELGYVGKEVIMGIRPEDLHDEEIFLQTAQDAVVDANVDVVEMLGSETLLYVVVDGLNLIARVDPRSKAKAGDKIKLAFDVNRIHLFDKETEKAIVH, translated from the coding sequence ATGGCAAGTGTAAGATTAAAAGGTGTTTACAAGAGATATCCAGGTGGTGTTACAGCTGTTTCTGACTTTAACTTAGATATCGAGGACAAGGAATTTATAGTTTTGGTAGGACCATCTGGTTGCGGAAAAACCACAACTCTCAGAATGATAGCAGGTCTTGAAGAGGTAACAGAAGGCGAAATCTACATAGGGGACAAGCTGGTAAATGATGTCCCGCCAAAGGACAGAGACATTGCGATGGTTTTCCAGAACTATGCTTTGTATCCTCACATGACTGTTTTTGAAAACATGGCGTTTGGTCTCAAGCTCAGAAAGTTTCCAAAAGATGAGATAAAAAGACGTGTACATGAAGCAGCTAAGATTTTGGGAATTGAGCACCTGCTTGACAGAAAACCAAAGGCTCTGTCCGGTGGTCAGAGGCAGAGAGTGGCTTTAGGTCGTGCTATTGTCAGAGAGCCAAAGGTATTCCTCATGGATGAGCCTCTTTCAAACTTGGACGCAAAGCTCAGAGTCCAGATGAGAACAGAGCTATCTAAACTTCACAAGAGACTTGGAACAACATTCATCTACGTTACACACGACCAGACAGAAGCTATGACGATGGGTACAAGAATTGTTGTTATGAAAGATGGATTTATCCAGCAGGTTGATACACCACAGGTTCTGTATGAGCAACCTGCAAACCTGTTTGTTGCAGGTTTCATTGGTTCGCCACAGATGAACTTCATTGAATCAAGGATTGAACAAAAGGATAAGAACTTATATGTTGTATTTGGAAACAACGCAATAAAACTTCCAGAAGGAAAAGCAAAGAAAGTTGAAGAGCTCGGCTATGTTGGAAAGGAAGTTATAATGGGTATAAGACCAGAGGATTTGCACGACGAAGAGATATTCCTACAGACAGCTCAAGATGCTGTTGTTGATGCAAATGTTGATGTTGTTGAGATGCTTGGTTCTGAAACACTTCTGTATGTAGTTGTTGATGGTCTTAACCTCATTGCAAGAGTTGATCCAAGGTCAAAAGCAAAAGCTGGCGACAAGATCAAACTTGCGTTTGATGTCAACAGAATTCACCTGTTCGACAAAGAAACAGAGAAGGCTATTGTTCACTAA
- the ftsE gene encoding cell division ATP-binding protein FtsE — protein MVKFINVSKRYPNGVLALTNINLTIEKGEFVFLVGSSGAGKSTIVKLLLKEIDPTEGEIIVGEYKLTQLPKREIPYYRRKIGIVFQDFRLLPNKTVYENVEFAMQITGAPAKIIRRQVPYVLSLVGLAHKAKCYPHELSGGEQQRVALARAIVNKPNLLVADEPTGNLDPDTSWEIMRLLEDINKRGTTVLVATHAKEIVDSMRKRVVAIDCGRIVKDQPKGVYSYESSDNQVLLQRWI, from the coding sequence ATGGTAAAGTTTATAAATGTGAGCAAAAGGTATCCAAACGGGGTGCTTGCGCTCACAAATATCAATTTGACCATTGAAAAAGGTGAATTTGTATTTTTGGTTGGTTCAAGCGGGGCAGGAAAATCTACAATTGTAAAGCTTCTTTTGAAAGAGATTGACCCGACTGAGGGAGAGATTATTGTTGGTGAGTACAAGCTCACACAGCTTCCGAAAAGGGAGATACCATATTACAGAAGAAAGATTGGAATAGTATTTCAGGATTTTAGACTTCTCCCCAACAAAACAGTATATGAAAATGTGGAGTTTGCTATGCAAATAACAGGAGCACCTGCAAAAATCATCAGAAGACAGGTTCCTTATGTTCTGTCTTTGGTAGGGCTTGCGCACAAGGCAAAATGTTACCCGCACGAGCTTTCAGGCGGTGAGCAGCAGCGGGTTGCCTTGGCGCGAGCAATTGTAAATAAGCCCAACTTGCTTGTGGCTGATGAGCCAACAGGTAACTTAGACCCTGACACATCATGGGAGATAATGAGACTTTTAGAAGATATTAACAAGAGAGGAACAACTGTGCTTGTTGCAACACATGCTAAAGAGATTGTTGATAGCATGAGAAAAAGGGTTGTGGCAATTGACTGTGGCAGAATTGTGAAAGATCAACCTAAAGGAGTTTACAGCTATGAGTCTTCAGACAATCAAGTACTTTTGCAAAGATGGATTTAA
- a CDS encoding murein hydrolase activator EnvC family protein yields MKIRLKIFSILLVFVIFFETAVSSTLKEYQNKLKSIEKNKQRTQQKIVEVKKQQQQVLSQIDGLDKKIDDVEGKIRNLKANIASVENKILQTEADLREEEKRKEMYYEKFKERIRCIYELNTVSVSYIEMLLDSQNLSDFFTRMYLFNDIIEYDKQILNEYTKSIETIKNKKEKLVLLKEDLSREKRELENYQASLLVEQNEKKKLLSELEKEQDKLEKMLDELEEISNELSKKIKEILARQKTKRIYKGGKLLWPLEGYYGITSYFGMRFHPILKKNKMHTGIDIAAPYGASVLAAADGDVILAGWVSGYGKTIIIDNGSGISTLYAHLSSINVAVGQKVKRGESIGSVGATGYATGPHLHFEVRINGDVTDPLNFLR; encoded by the coding sequence TTGAAAATCAGACTAAAAATTTTTTCTATTTTGCTTGTATTTGTTATCTTTTTTGAAACTGCTGTATCAAGCACTTTAAAAGAATATCAAAACAAGCTGAAATCTATTGAAAAGAACAAACAAAGAACACAGCAGAAGATAGTAGAGGTTAAAAAACAGCAGCAGCAAGTTTTATCACAAATAGATGGGCTTGATAAGAAGATTGATGATGTGGAAGGAAAAATAAGAAATTTAAAAGCAAACATTGCATCTGTTGAAAACAAGATTTTGCAGACAGAGGCTGATCTCAGAGAAGAAGAAAAAAGGAAAGAAATGTATTATGAAAAGTTCAAAGAGAGAATAAGATGTATTTATGAGCTAAATACTGTCTCTGTATCGTATATTGAAATGCTGCTTGACTCTCAAAACCTTTCAGATTTTTTTACAAGAATGTATCTTTTTAACGATATAATTGAATATGATAAGCAAATACTAAATGAGTACACAAAGAGCATTGAGACTATCAAAAATAAGAAAGAAAAACTTGTTCTGCTAAAGGAAGACTTGAGTAGAGAAAAGAGGGAGCTTGAAAACTACCAAGCTTCTCTTTTGGTAGAGCAAAATGAAAAGAAGAAGCTTTTGTCAGAACTTGAAAAAGAGCAAGACAAATTGGAAAAGATGCTTGATGAACTTGAAGAGATTTCAAATGAGCTTTCCAAGAAAATAAAGGAGATTTTGGCAAGACAGAAGACAAAACGCATATATAAAGGTGGCAAGCTCTTGTGGCCGCTTGAGGGGTATTATGGGATAACATCATATTTTGGCATGAGGTTTCATCCAATTTTGAAGAAAAACAAAATGCACACAGGGATAGACATTGCAGCGCCATATGGAGCAAGTGTTTTAGCAGCAGCAGACGGCGATGTGATTTTAGCCGGATGGGTGTCTGGTTATGGTAAGACTATCATTATAGATAATGGTAGTGGTATTTCAACCCTCTACGCTCATCTTTCTTCAATCAACGTAGCTGTGGGCCAAAAAGTGAAAAGAGGCGAAAGTATAGGTAGTGTTGGTGCAACTGGGTATGCTACCGGTCCGCACCTTCATTTTGAGGTTAGAATAAACGGAGATGTTACTGACCCGCTCAATTTCCTAAGGTGA
- the ftsX gene encoding permease-like cell division protein FtsX, translating into MSLQTIKYFCKDGFKNIFLNKTMAAASISIVVAALTVVGIFIAIGINLEYISQQIEKTVDIRVILQKGQEEKAVVIEEYLRKNALVREFKYISPQMALQDLKNKLGKNAFLLEGLEKDNPLRGYFVVKPVKIEYTKKLTEELETLDGVAQVYFPSETVDKLRRILKIINLFCILLILGLYIVAVFIIANTIKITLFARRREISIMRYIGATNRFISGPFVVEGFIIGILGSILAYAIVLLFYHYAIRYLSQTITFIDFVNISIYKYKILGVFILTGSMVGILGSLISLRRYLKA; encoded by the coding sequence ATGAGTCTTCAGACAATCAAGTACTTTTGCAAAGATGGATTTAAAAACATTTTTTTAAATAAGACCATGGCTGCTGCTTCTATCTCTATAGTGGTGGCAGCCTTAACTGTGGTTGGGATATTTATTGCAATCGGGATTAATCTGGAGTATATCTCACAGCAGATAGAAAAGACGGTTGATATAAGGGTGATTCTACAAAAAGGTCAGGAAGAAAAAGCGGTTGTAATTGAGGAGTATTTGAGGAAAAACGCTTTGGTTCGAGAGTTTAAATACATAAGTCCACAGATGGCTTTGCAAGATTTGAAAAATAAGCTTGGTAAAAATGCGTTTTTGCTTGAAGGACTTGAAAAAGACAATCCTCTGCGGGGATACTTTGTAGTAAAACCTGTAAAGATCGAGTATACTAAAAAGCTTACAGAAGAGTTAGAAACTTTAGATGGCGTTGCTCAGGTCTATTTTCCTTCTGAGACGGTGGACAAGCTGAGAAGGATTTTAAAGATAATAAATCTTTTTTGCATACTTTTGATTTTGGGTCTTTATATAGTTGCTGTATTTATAATTGCCAATACTATCAAAATAACCCTCTTTGCAAGGCGCAGAGAGATCTCAATTATGAGATATATTGGTGCAACTAACAGGTTTATAAGCGGACCTTTTGTTGTTGAAGGGTTTATTATAGGTATTTTGGGTTCGATTTTGGCATATGCTATTGTTTTGTTATTTTATCACTATGCAATAAGATACCTTTCACAGACTATTACGTTTATTGATTTTGTCAACATTTCTATTTACAAGTACAAAATATTAGGAGTGTTTATACTCACAGGAAGCATGGTAGGCATACTGGGAAGCTTAATTTCTCTAAGAAGATACTTAAAAGCCTAA